The Urbifossiella limnaea genome has a window encoding:
- a CDS encoding TolB family protein, which yields MRLAVPALILFTATAPAAAPVRLTTDGSFRQNLQWSPDGARLLFTRIHDGKMALWTMAADGTDAKRLLPQHKEPHFDGHWSPDGKRVVYVYDRLEGTDGKLQINHCAADGSDDRVLVPHKAFEESPRWSPDGGRVLWVSTRDKNPELYTVGADGKGVVRLTTEVAYDLHPAWSPDGKRIAFASGRSGKQKLYVMSADGSGTKKLTDGDGLDAWPAWSPDGKRIAFVSHRTGNNDVWLVNADGTGLRNLTAHPAQDTSPTWSPDGRRIAFVSTRHGGSDVYVVPVEPTP from the coding sequence ATGCGCCTCGCCGTCCCTGCGCTGATTCTGTTCACCGCAACGGCCCCCGCCGCCGCCCCCGTCCGCCTCACCACCGACGGCAGCTTCCGCCAGAACCTCCAGTGGTCGCCCGACGGCGCCCGGCTGCTGTTCACCCGCATCCACGACGGCAAGATGGCCCTGTGGACGATGGCGGCCGACGGCACCGACGCCAAGCGGCTGCTGCCCCAGCACAAGGAACCGCACTTCGACGGCCACTGGTCGCCGGACGGCAAGCGCGTCGTGTACGTGTACGACCGCCTCGAAGGGACCGACGGCAAGCTGCAAATCAACCACTGTGCCGCTGACGGCTCGGACGACAGGGTGTTGGTGCCGCACAAGGCGTTCGAGGAGTCGCCGCGGTGGAGCCCGGACGGCGGCCGCGTGCTGTGGGTGTCCACCCGCGACAAGAACCCGGAGCTGTACACCGTCGGCGCCGACGGCAAAGGTGTCGTGCGGCTGACGACGGAGGTGGCTTACGACCTGCACCCGGCGTGGAGCCCGGACGGCAAGCGGATCGCCTTCGCCAGCGGCCGCAGCGGCAAGCAGAAGCTGTACGTGATGAGCGCCGACGGCAGCGGCACCAAGAAGCTGACCGACGGCGACGGCCTGGACGCCTGGCCGGCGTGGAGCCCGGACGGCAAGCGGATCGCCTTCGTGTCGCACCGCACGGGCAACAACGACGTCTGGCTCGTGAACGCCGACGGCACCGGCCTGCGGAACCTGACGGCTCATCCGGCGCAGGACACGAGCCCCACGTGGAGCCCCGACGGCCGGCGAATCGCGTTCGTGTCCACCCGTCACGGCGGCAGTGACGTGTACGTGGTCCCCGTGGAGCCCACCCCGTGA
- a CDS encoding arylsulfatase encodes MTRALFALVVLASPAAARPPNVVFVLADDLGYGDLGCYGQARVRTPVLDQLAKDGVRFTQCYAGSTVCAPSRCALMTGLHTGHCRVRGNGGGGGPRANVPLRPDDPCVADILKRAGYATALVGKWGLGEEGSVGVPTRKGFDHFFGYLNQHHAHNYYPDFLWRGATREPVANPQSATENVAAKFAHYAPDLLRQDALRFITANKDRPFFLYFATTAPHANNERTRATGEGNEVPTDAPYTAEAWPQAEKNKAAMITRLDADVGVLLAKLRELGLERDTLVVFSSDNGPHREGGNDPAFFRSSGPFRGIKRALTDGGIRVPAIARWPGTIRPGATSEHVWAFWDVLPTACDLAGVPTPAGLDGISITPTLTGRGEQRRHDFLYWEFHEGGFKQAVRHGNWKALRQAPGAALELYDVVTDPGESRDVAAANADVVARVEAYLRTARTESPEFPVRAAKK; translated from the coding sequence ATGACCCGCGCCCTCTTCGCCCTCGTGGTGCTCGCCTCGCCCGCCGCGGCCCGCCCGCCGAACGTCGTGTTCGTCCTCGCCGACGACCTCGGCTACGGCGACCTCGGCTGCTACGGCCAGGCCCGCGTCCGCACGCCGGTCCTCGACCAACTGGCGAAGGACGGCGTGCGTTTCACGCAGTGCTACGCCGGCAGCACGGTGTGCGCCCCGAGCCGGTGCGCGCTGATGACCGGGCTGCACACCGGCCACTGCCGGGTGCGCGGGAACGGCGGCGGCGGCGGCCCGCGGGCGAACGTGCCGCTGCGGCCCGACGACCCGTGCGTGGCCGATATCCTGAAGCGGGCCGGGTACGCCACCGCCCTCGTCGGCAAGTGGGGGCTCGGCGAGGAGGGGAGCGTCGGCGTCCCGACGCGGAAGGGCTTCGACCATTTCTTCGGCTACCTGAACCAGCACCACGCCCACAACTACTACCCCGATTTCCTGTGGCGCGGCGCCACGCGGGAGCCGGTCGCCAACCCTCAGAGCGCGACCGAGAACGTGGCCGCGAAGTTCGCGCACTACGCACCCGACCTGCTGCGCCAGGACGCGCTGCGGTTCATCACGGCCAACAAGGACCGGCCGTTCTTCCTGTACTTCGCCACGACCGCGCCACACGCCAACAACGAGCGCACCCGCGCCACCGGCGAGGGGAACGAGGTGCCGACCGACGCCCCGTACACGGCCGAGGCGTGGCCGCAGGCGGAGAAGAACAAGGCGGCGATGATCACCCGGCTGGACGCCGACGTGGGGGTGCTGTTGGCGAAGCTCCGCGAGTTGGGCCTGGAGCGGGACACGCTGGTGGTCTTCAGCAGCGACAACGGCCCGCACCGCGAGGGCGGGAACGACCCGGCGTTCTTCCGCAGCAGCGGCCCGTTCCGCGGCATCAAGCGCGCCCTCACCGACGGCGGCATCCGCGTGCCGGCCATCGCCCGCTGGCCCGGCACGATCCGCCCCGGGGCCACTTCCGAGCACGTGTGGGCGTTCTGGGACGTCCTGCCGACGGCGTGCGACCTCGCCGGCGTGCCGACGCCAGCGGGCCTCGACGGCATCTCCATCACCCCGACGCTGACCGGGAGGGGGGAGCAGCGGCGGCACGACTTCCTGTACTGGGAGTTCCACGAGGGCGGTTTCAAGCAGGCGGTCCGGCACGGCAACTGGAAGGCGTTGCGGCAGGCACCGGGTGCGGCGCTGGAACTGTACGACGTGGTGACCGACCCGGGCGAATCGCGCGACGTGGCGGCCGCGAACGCGGACGTGGTAGCGCGCGTCGAGGCGTACCTGCGAACGGCGCGGACCGAGTCGCCTGAGTTCCCGGTTCGCGCCGCGAAGAAGTGA
- a CDS encoding TIGR02996 domain-containing protein produces the protein MTDRDALYAAVLAAPDDDTPRLVFADYLDDTGVRADGIRARFIRNQVALARAEPWSEEADRLLRDTEPVEVHYRKAWVTGVDGIVIPDGNAFERGFLGRVTCFSKRFVADGAKLFDLHPIRGVKFAKMNSARGAATAAELAASPLLARLHTVHLSGRAVDDAYVSVVGQSPHAAGVRCLTLGDCGATAATVGRFGGRCFPGLRELELWNVVYGTNDAKAVAKSRSLAALTALRVCHGGEAADVPLRGPGAVALAESTHLRGLIELELRNQELRKKGAEAFAAAFAWPGLKRLGLRGNGIPASALHAFAANPGLASLSVLDLRGNDVKADDLGPLRAAFPHLRVLTDDAEHPVRLALLPEDEP, from the coding sequence GTGACCGACCGTGACGCGCTGTACGCGGCCGTGCTGGCCGCCCCCGACGACGACACGCCGCGGCTGGTGTTCGCCGACTACCTCGACGACACCGGCGTCCGCGCCGACGGCATCCGCGCCCGGTTCATCCGCAACCAGGTGGCGCTGGCGCGGGCCGAGCCGTGGTCGGAGGAAGCCGACCGGTTGCTCCGCGACACGGAACCGGTCGAGGTTCACTACCGCAAAGCGTGGGTGACCGGGGTCGACGGCATCGTGATCCCCGACGGCAACGCCTTCGAGCGCGGATTCCTCGGGCGGGTGACGTGCTTCTCGAAGCGGTTCGTGGCCGACGGCGCGAAGCTGTTCGATCTCCACCCCATCCGCGGGGTGAAGTTTGCGAAGATGAACTCCGCCCGCGGCGCCGCGACGGCCGCGGAACTGGCCGCGTCCCCACTCCTCGCCCGACTCCACACCGTCCACCTGAGCGGACGCGCGGTGGACGACGCCTACGTCTCCGTGGTCGGACAGTCGCCGCACGCGGCGGGCGTTCGGTGCCTGACGCTCGGCGACTGCGGCGCGACCGCCGCCACGGTCGGTCGGTTCGGCGGACGATGCTTCCCCGGGCTCCGCGAACTGGAGCTCTGGAACGTCGTGTACGGGACGAACGATGCGAAGGCGGTGGCGAAGTCACGTTCGCTCGCCGCCCTGACCGCGCTGCGGGTCTGCCACGGCGGCGAGGCGGCGGACGTGCCCCTCCGCGGTCCGGGGGCCGTCGCACTGGCGGAGTCGACGCACCTCCGCGGGCTGATCGAACTTGAGCTGCGCAACCAAGAACTACGCAAGAAGGGGGCCGAGGCGTTCGCGGCAGCCTTCGCCTGGCCGGGGCTGAAGCGGCTCGGCCTCCGCGGCAACGGTATCCCGGCGTCGGCGCTCCACGCGTTCGCCGCCAACCCGGGGCTCGCGTCGCTGTCCGTCCTCGACCTGCGTGGCAACGACGTAAAGGCCGACGACCTCGGCCCGCTCCGCGCCGCCTTCCCGCACCTGCGCGTCCTCACCGACGACGCCGAGCACCCGGTGCGGCTCGCGCTCCTGCCGGAGGACGAGCCGTGA
- a CDS encoding S8 family serine peptidase, producing MTRLLAFAAGSLLAGLAAAADAPAVSRPANADEARKQLGLLPDYAAPENLANVTVAVLDTGFAGVDGKRPYLPATAAVVEHYPADFVQRNNLGDPAFQRPFAPGDAHGRLMAQLVWAVSGNKPEGPKFLLLNANGPTLFRRAVKYAIEQKADVILFSGTFEGAGNYDGRGPVNAAVDEAVAGGILWVNAAGNNGGKVFNGPVDVGPDGYVRFRGAPLGTALRFSNRFDESAVTVTLTWNDYKDAEDAGTDKDLDLIVEDARGTVVGKSDLVQVTAAKAAGQGETRNPRERVVLTDLPAVLAGQEYRIRVKSKAGAFGPRDRLRVQIAPAKDAPFADPATGKQALPVELLDASAGGEIYPPADHPGVLTVGDTSASSAVGPTADGRVKPDVLLRAGVARFTGGDETAGSSNAAAYFAGVLAVMRAKAPALTTGHVRAWVRRLDTLAVATGEMPPAPLPVGKAVPPPPVPVGQPIPRTVPGLMAGPNPPLSPNTERALRYAESTLKEPYRPANAGGVIVSTPAGTFTVQRGGSPPVRYTPPGVQPLPLPAPQPVARAQAPDESAPSRRPAPPHAAWTTPTPRQLSELVR from the coding sequence ATGACGCGCCTCCTCGCCTTCGCCGCCGGGTCGCTCCTCGCCGGGCTCGCCGCCGCGGCCGACGCCCCCGCGGTGTCCCGCCCCGCCAACGCCGACGAGGCGCGCAAGCAGCTCGGCCTCCTCCCCGACTACGCCGCCCCCGAGAACCTCGCCAACGTCACCGTCGCCGTCCTCGACACCGGGTTCGCCGGCGTCGACGGCAAGCGGCCGTACCTCCCCGCCACGGCCGCGGTCGTGGAGCACTACCCGGCCGACTTCGTGCAGCGGAACAACCTCGGCGACCCGGCCTTCCAGCGGCCGTTCGCCCCCGGCGACGCCCACGGCCGGCTCATGGCGCAGCTCGTGTGGGCGGTCAGCGGCAACAAGCCCGAGGGGCCGAAGTTCCTGCTCCTGAACGCCAACGGGCCGACGCTGTTCCGCCGCGCCGTGAAGTACGCGATCGAGCAGAAGGCGGACGTGATCCTTTTCAGCGGCACGTTCGAGGGCGCCGGCAACTACGACGGCCGCGGGCCGGTCAACGCCGCCGTGGATGAAGCGGTCGCCGGCGGCATCCTGTGGGTGAACGCCGCCGGCAACAACGGCGGCAAGGTGTTCAACGGCCCCGTGGACGTCGGCCCCGACGGCTACGTCCGCTTCCGCGGGGCGCCGCTGGGCACGGCTCTGCGGTTCAGCAACCGCTTCGACGAGAGCGCGGTCACGGTCACGCTCACGTGGAACGACTACAAGGACGCCGAGGACGCCGGCACCGACAAGGACCTGGACCTGATCGTGGAGGACGCCCGCGGGACAGTGGTGGGCAAGAGCGACCTCGTGCAGGTGACCGCGGCGAAGGCGGCCGGCCAGGGTGAGACGCGGAACCCGCGCGAGCGCGTCGTACTCACCGACCTCCCCGCTGTCCTCGCGGGGCAGGAGTACCGCATCCGCGTGAAGTCGAAGGCCGGCGCGTTCGGCCCGCGCGACCGGCTGCGGGTGCAGATCGCCCCGGCGAAGGACGCCCCGTTCGCCGACCCGGCTACCGGCAAGCAGGCGCTGCCGGTCGAACTGCTGGACGCGAGTGCGGGCGGCGAAATCTACCCGCCGGCGGACCACCCCGGCGTGCTGACCGTGGGCGACACGTCGGCGTCGTCGGCAGTGGGGCCGACGGCCGACGGGCGGGTGAAGCCGGACGTGCTGTTGCGGGCCGGGGTGGCGCGGTTCACCGGCGGCGACGAGACGGCCGGGTCGTCGAACGCGGCGGCCTATTTCGCGGGCGTGCTGGCGGTGATGCGGGCGAAGGCGCCGGCGCTGACCACGGGCCACGTGCGGGCGTGGGTGCGGCGGCTGGACACACTCGCTGTGGCGACGGGCGAGATGCCGCCGGCGCCGCTGCCGGTGGGGAAGGCGGTTCCTCCGCCGCCGGTGCCGGTGGGCCAGCCGATCCCGAGGACCGTGCCGGGGCTGATGGCGGGGCCGAACCCCCCGCTGTCGCCGAACACGGAGCGGGCGCTGCGGTACGCCGAATCGACGCTGAAGGAGCCGTACCGGCCGGCGAACGCCGGCGGGGTGATCGTGAGCACGCCGGCCGGCACCTTCACCGTGCAGCGCGGCGGCTCGCCGCCGGTGCGGTACACGCCGCCGGGTGTGCAACCACTACCGCTGCCCGCGCCGCAGCCGGTGGCACGGGCGCAGGCGCCGGATGAATCGGCGCCGTCGCGCCGCCCGGCGCCGCCGCACGCCGCGTGGACGACACCGACTCCGCGGCAGTTGTCCGAGTTGGTCAGGTGA
- the folE gene encoding GTP cyclohydrolase I FolE yields the protein MSSATPKPYPGCDDDDPVTLAALAQLAAAPFGPVDHARIKNAVREILYAVGEDPDREGLQETPDRVARMYAEVFAGLHTDPAVFLAKTFTQSADELVLVKDIEFASCCEHHLLPFLGKAHVGYLPDGQVVGLSKLARVVDAVARRPQVQERMTETIADLVMNELKPRGVGVVVEATHSCMSIRGVRKPGALTVTSAVRGLVKTNASTRAEFMSLALGRG from the coding sequence GTGTCGAGTGCGACCCCCAAGCCTTACCCCGGCTGCGACGACGACGACCCGGTGACGCTCGCGGCGCTGGCGCAGCTGGCCGCCGCCCCGTTCGGCCCCGTCGACCACGCGCGGATCAAGAACGCGGTCCGCGAAATCCTGTACGCCGTCGGCGAGGACCCGGACCGCGAGGGGTTGCAGGAGACGCCCGACCGCGTGGCCCGGATGTACGCCGAGGTGTTCGCCGGCCTCCACACCGACCCCGCGGTCTTCCTCGCCAAGACGTTCACGCAGTCGGCCGACGAGTTGGTGCTGGTCAAGGACATCGAGTTCGCGTCGTGCTGCGAGCACCACCTGCTGCCGTTCCTCGGCAAGGCCCACGTCGGCTACCTGCCCGACGGCCAGGTGGTCGGCCTGTCGAAGCTGGCCCGGGTGGTGGACGCCGTCGCCCGCCGGCCGCAGGTGCAGGAGCGGATGACGGAGACGATCGCCGACCTGGTGATGAACGAGTTGAAGCCCCGCGGCGTCGGCGTGGTGGTGGAGGCGACGCACAGCTGCATGTCGATCCGCGGCGTGCGCAAGCCCGGCGCCTTGACCGTGACCAGCGCCGTCCGCGGGTTGGTGAAGACCAACGCCAGCACCCGGGCCGAGTTCATGTCGCTGGCGTTGGGCCGGGGCTGA
- a CDS encoding class I SAM-dependent methyltransferase has product MTPPRFDWLAPHYARVEAVTFGGLLQWCRTALLPDVADARRVLILGEGDGRFLAAFLAANRVASVHVVDASAAMVALARRRVAADGRVRWHVADARRLDWPAAAYDLIVTNFWLDCFPAAELARLVPRLAGALEPSGRWLVGDFAVPPGTWVRRAAARGALAGMYAAFRLTTRIPAGRLADPAPALRAAGLDVVRAERRLGGFLAATLWRRA; this is encoded by the coding sequence GTGACGCCGCCTCGCTTCGACTGGCTCGCCCCGCACTACGCCCGGGTCGAAGCCGTCACCTTCGGCGGCCTGCTCCAGTGGTGCCGCACCGCGTTGCTGCCGGACGTCGCCGACGCCCGCCGGGTGCTGATCCTCGGCGAAGGCGACGGCCGGTTCCTGGCGGCGTTCCTGGCGGCGAATCGCGTTGCGTCCGTGCACGTGGTCGACGCCAGCGCCGCGATGGTGGCGCTGGCCCGCCGCCGCGTCGCGGCCGACGGCCGGGTCCGGTGGCACGTCGCCGACGCGCGCCGCCTCGACTGGCCGGCCGCGGCGTACGACCTGATCGTCACCAACTTCTGGCTCGACTGCTTTCCCGCGGCGGAGTTGGCGCGGCTGGTCCCGCGGCTAGCGGGGGCGCTGGAACCGAGCGGCCGCTGGCTGGTCGGCGACTTCGCGGTGCCTCCAGGCACGTGGGTGCGCCGGGCGGCCGCGCGCGGGGCACTGGCGGGTATGTACGCCGCGTTCCGGCTGACGACGCGCATCCCGGCCGGTCGGCTCGCCGACCCGGCGCCGGCGCTCCGCGCCGCGGGGCTGGACGTCGTGCGCGCCGAGCGGCGGCTCGGCGGCTTCCTCGCGGCGACGCTGTGGCGGCGGGCGTGA
- a CDS encoding TIGR02996 domain-containing protein → MTDRDALYAAVLAAPDDDTPRLVFADYLDDTGVRADAIRARFIRNQVALARAEPWSDEHETLYRATAPVEQQYKADWATPNLENPKSATFSRGFVGWVACGSQWFVDHGSRMLDSHPIDNVMFNDLFDEASRPAVERLLACAPFERLRVTDFGGELVDDTFVAALAASRAARSLRRLGFDFTRLTPGGVTALLGGRLPELTGFDLSFHYDELAGRDDEMIETLVRAPGAAGLDRLRLGRVRSAPVVARALAGSPLLRGLTDLALDGTDDGVEGWAALDRGGVVALAESTTLRGLTSLSLDFFGLDEPAAVAFAEVYAWPGLKRLSLRGNAIPGRAVAAFAANPQLRSLAELDLLSNRLTVEDFDSLRQALPGTRILADGMEWRPPPTLAPEDAP, encoded by the coding sequence GTGACTGACCGCGACGCCCTGTACGCGGCGGTGCTGGCCGCCCCCGACGACGACACCCCGCGGCTGGTGTTCGCCGACTACCTGGACGACACCGGCGTCCGCGCCGACGCCATCCGCGCGCGGTTCATCCGCAACCAGGTGGCGCTGGCGCGGGCCGAGCCGTGGTCGGACGAGCACGAGACGCTCTACCGCGCCACGGCACCGGTCGAACAGCAGTACAAGGCGGATTGGGCGACGCCGAACCTCGAGAACCCTAAGTCCGCTACCTTCAGCCGTGGCTTCGTTGGGTGGGTGGCTTGCGGGTCGCAGTGGTTCGTCGATCACGGGTCACGGATGCTCGATTCGCACCCAATTGACAACGTGATGTTCAACGATCTGTTCGACGAGGCATCCCGGCCGGCCGTCGAACGCCTCCTGGCCTGCGCGCCGTTTGAACGGCTGCGGGTCACCGACTTTGGGGGCGAGTTGGTCGATGACACCTTCGTCGCCGCCCTGGCTGCTTCACGCGCCGCCCGCTCTCTCCGCCGGCTCGGGTTCGATTTCACTCGGCTCACACCCGGCGGTGTCACTGCCCTTCTCGGGGGTCGGCTGCCGGAGTTGACCGGTTTTGATCTGTCGTTCCATTACGACGAACTCGCCGGCCGTGACGACGAGATGATCGAGACACTGGTCCGAGCCCCCGGGGCCGCGGGGCTGGACCGCCTCCGCCTCGGTCGTGTGCGTTCGGCCCCCGTGGTCGCCCGGGCCTTGGCAGGATCGCCACTCCTCCGGGGGTTGACCGACCTCGCGCTCGACGGCACCGACGACGGTGTCGAGGGGTGGGCCGCGCTCGATCGCGGCGGAGTCGTCGCGCTCGCCGAATCGACGACACTACGCGGCCTCACATCCCTCAGCCTGGATTTCTTCGGGCTCGATGAACCGGCGGCGGTGGCGTTCGCCGAGGTCTACGCCTGGCCCGGACTCAAGCGCCTCTCGCTCCGCGGCAACGCCATCCCGGGCCGCGCCGTGGCTGCCTTCGCCGCCAACCCTCAGCTCCGCTCGCTGGCGGAACTCGATCTCCTGTCCAACCGGTTGACGGTGGAAGACTTCGACTCGCTCCGGCAGGCGCTGCCGGGCACCCGCATCCTGGCCGACGGCATGGAGTGGCGGCCCCCACCGACGCTCGCCCCGGAGGACGCCCCGTGA
- a CDS encoding carboxylesterase family protein — MTPAVLMLALATPGQPAEPEAKTFTAPGGKALPYRLIRPAGVEPGKKYPLVLVLHGAGERGSDNTKQLIHVWEKGTGPLGRAEVKEAKAFALLPQCPDGKQWVNVPWAKGSYTSPAVSEPLDLALQLVDASLKELPIDPDRVYVMGLSMGGYGTFDAIQRRPGLFAAAVPVCGAMDVSKSKDVAKVAVWAFHGDKDTVVPPSGSREAVAALRAAGAQPRYTEYPGVGHNSWAPAFRERELWTWVFAQRRGK; from the coding sequence ATGACCCCCGCCGTGCTCATGCTCGCGCTCGCGACCCCCGGCCAACCCGCGGAGCCCGAGGCGAAGACGTTTACGGCCCCCGGCGGCAAGGCGCTGCCGTACCGGCTGATCCGCCCGGCCGGCGTCGAGCCGGGGAAGAAGTACCCGCTCGTGCTCGTCCTCCACGGCGCCGGCGAGCGCGGCAGCGACAACACGAAGCAACTCATCCATGTGTGGGAGAAGGGGACCGGCCCGCTCGGCCGCGCCGAGGTCAAGGAGGCGAAGGCGTTCGCGCTGCTGCCGCAGTGCCCGGACGGCAAGCAGTGGGTGAACGTGCCGTGGGCGAAGGGGAGCTACACGTCGCCGGCCGTGAGCGAGCCGCTCGACCTGGCGCTGCAACTGGTCGACGCCAGCCTGAAGGAGTTGCCGATCGACCCGGACCGGGTGTACGTGATGGGCCTGAGCATGGGCGGGTACGGCACCTTCGACGCGATCCAGCGGCGGCCGGGGCTGTTCGCCGCCGCGGTGCCGGTGTGCGGGGCGATGGACGTGTCGAAGTCGAAGGACGTGGCGAAGGTCGCGGTGTGGGCGTTCCACGGCGACAAGGACACGGTGGTGCCGCCGAGCGGGTCGCGGGAGGCGGTGGCGGCGCTGCGGGCGGCGGGGGCGCAGCCGCGCTACACCGAGTACCCCGGCGTCGGGCACAACAGCTGGGCGCCGGCGTTCCGCGAGCGCGAGTTGTGGACGTGGGTGTTCGCGCAGCGGCGGGGGAAGTAA
- a CDS encoding TIGR02996 domain-containing protein, which translates to MTDEAALRAAVLAHPGDDTPRLVYADWCDDAGDADRAAFIRAQVEAARAEPWSPAARDAEARAAALLAQMEFEWSQSSNRYRRPEFVRGFVEGVELLAEDLGDRLRDFRASDPVRRVRLLGFVGSSTFEASLLNIAEVLAAPAVAGITGLDASHASLYSSADFEELAAAPTLAGLSELSFAGRLVPPEWLTRFLQGPELPALAALDLSDIANLGLALGDGLRTAAHRTFTRLNVTGVRLLSRDLHRLLKSPAVAAVEELRLGWTFTPPGPATMIDLGWLLPWAKLRLLDLAGHGLGDDGVREITDRREAAGLRWLGLARNHLGNGGASRLLESRHLHLYHLDVTGNDISPPLLAELRARFPEAVVVG; encoded by the coding sequence GTGACCGACGAGGCAGCGCTGCGGGCGGCCGTGCTCGCCCACCCCGGCGACGACACCCCCCGGCTCGTCTACGCCGACTGGTGCGACGACGCCGGCGACGCCGACCGGGCGGCGTTCATCCGCGCGCAGGTGGAGGCGGCGCGGGCGGAACCGTGGAGCCCCGCGGCGCGCGACGCCGAGGCACGGGCGGCGGCACTACTCGCACAAATGGAGTTCGAGTGGTCGCAGTCGAGCAACAGGTACCGCAGGCCCGAGTTCGTCCGCGGGTTCGTCGAGGGCGTGGAACTGCTCGCGGAAGACCTCGGCGACCGGCTCCGCGATTTCCGCGCGTCCGACCCCGTCCGCCGCGTCCGCCTCCTGGGGTTCGTCGGCAGCAGCACCTTCGAGGCGAGCCTCCTGAACATCGCCGAGGTGCTCGCGGCGCCGGCGGTGGCCGGCATCACTGGCCTCGACGCGAGCCACGCGAGCCTCTACAGTTCAGCCGACTTCGAGGAGTTGGCTGCCGCACCCACGCTGGCCGGGCTCTCGGAACTGTCGTTCGCCGGCCGGCTCGTGCCCCCGGAGTGGTTGACACGCTTCCTGCAAGGTCCGGAGCTGCCGGCGCTCGCGGCGCTCGACCTCTCGGACATCGCCAACCTCGGCCTCGCGCTCGGAGACGGCCTCCGGACGGCGGCGCACCGGACGTTCACGCGCCTCAACGTCACCGGCGTTCGGTTGCTGTCCCGCGACCTGCACCGGCTGCTGAAGAGCCCCGCGGTCGCCGCCGTCGAGGAACTGCGGCTCGGGTGGACGTTCACCCCGCCTGGCCCGGCCACGATGATCGACCTCGGCTGGCTCCTGCCGTGGGCGAAGCTGCGGCTCCTCGACCTGGCCGGGCACGGGCTCGGCGACGACGGCGTGCGCGAAATCACCGACCGCCGCGAGGCGGCGGGCCTCCGCTGGCTCGGGCTGGCGCGGAACCACCTCGGCAACGGCGGCGCAAGTCGTCTGCTGGAGTCGCGGCACCTGCACCTCTACCACCTCGACGTGACCGGCAACGACATCTCGCCGCCGCTGCTGGCCGAACTGCGGGCGCGGTTCCCGGAGGCGGTCGTCGTCGGCTGA
- a CDS encoding PP2C family protein-serine/threonine phosphatase: protein MGVAFDCFGLTDRGRVRSRNEDQFLVADLTKSLRVRATSVPEEVSGALGGKEHGKLFLVADGMGGQAGGELASGVATETIARYVLHTMPWFFRLHDDGADDLEQQLRAALHACREEVTAVGRASGYADMGTTLTLGYLMWPWLYVVHVGDSRAYLFRDGEARQLTTDHTVAQRMVEKGLLSPDQAAASRWGHALMRCVSAGTPEADVDVLKVKLRTGDALLFCTDGLSKYLAPAAIASSLAKGESAEATARELVAAANEAGGSDNVTVVVVRAAPDPAAVAQTPADGTALLPPA from the coding sequence GTGGGCGTCGCGTTCGACTGCTTCGGACTCACCGACCGCGGCCGCGTTCGCAGCCGCAACGAGGACCAGTTCCTCGTCGCCGACCTGACGAAGTCCCTCCGCGTCCGCGCCACGTCGGTGCCGGAAGAAGTCTCCGGCGCGCTCGGCGGTAAGGAGCACGGCAAGCTGTTCCTCGTCGCGGACGGCATGGGCGGGCAGGCCGGCGGCGAACTCGCCAGCGGCGTCGCCACCGAGACGATCGCGCGGTACGTCCTGCACACGATGCCGTGGTTCTTCCGCCTCCACGACGACGGCGCGGACGACCTGGAGCAGCAGCTCCGCGCCGCGCTGCACGCCTGCCGCGAGGAGGTGACCGCCGTCGGCCGGGCCAGCGGGTACGCCGACATGGGCACGACCCTCACCCTCGGGTACCTGATGTGGCCGTGGCTGTACGTCGTTCACGTCGGCGACAGCCGGGCGTACCTGTTCCGCGACGGCGAGGCCCGGCAGTTGACGACCGACCACACGGTCGCGCAGCGGATGGTCGAGAAGGGGCTGCTGTCGCCCGACCAGGCGGCCGCGTCGCGGTGGGGGCACGCGCTGATGCGGTGCGTCTCGGCCGGGACGCCCGAGGCGGACGTGGACGTGCTCAAGGTGAAGCTGCGGACCGGCGACGCCCTCCTGTTCTGCACCGACGGGCTGAGCAAGTACCTGGCGCCGGCCGCGATCGCCTCCTCGCTGGCGAAGGGGGAGTCGGCCGAGGCGACCGCGCGGGAGCTGGTGGCGGCGGCGAACGAGGCCGGCGGCAGCGACAACGTCACGGTCGTGGTCGTGCGGGCGGCTCCGGACCCGGCGGCGGTGGCGCAGACGCCGGCGGACGGCACCGCACTGCTGCCGCCGGCATGA